In Elusimicrobiaceae bacterium, the genomic stretch TTTACGGTATTGACTAAGGTGGGTATCATATCATAACGCCGTTTCATTTGCACTTCCACGTCACTCCACGCCTCTTTCACACGGTTACGAAGCGTAATAAAACGGTTATACGCCATGACAAAATAAATCGCTAACACAACTAATAGAACTAATACTATTCCAAGTCCAGCCATTGCTGCCTCCTATTGGTCCTGCTCATTATTTTTATGATTATTATACAACAAATACTTAGAGGTTTCATACAGGCCCAAAGCCATATTTTTCATATGCGTGTAGCGTTGGGGTTCTTCACTGGCTAAGTTACGGTTAAAATCCGGAGCTCCGAATTTATACAAACCGTCTTGACCGTCTACTCCCAAAATTTGATAATAATACTCCCCTTGCACAAAACCAATGGGGTGCGGAGTTTGTGCCCATGCATAAAGGAATGCACCGGGTTCATGTTTGTAGCTTAGGACATCCCGCCCGATAGAACGAGTCATATATCCGCGCCCTAACAAACCCATCACCGTCGGGACAATATCCACTTGGCTGGCCGTCTCGGTCACCACACGCGGTTTTTTAATCACCGGACCAGCCAAAATAAGCGGCACTTGGTGATTAATCAAGTTCAGTTCCACATACCCGCGCGGCATATTTTCCGATTCGGGAGCCGCTAATCCGTGGTCCCCAAAAATCACAAACAGCGTATTATGATAATAATCCGATTTTTCAGCCAGCTTAAAAAATTCATGCAAGAAATGATCCGACAAGCGCAAGGAGTTATATTCATCCACACTCACAAAACTGCGCTTGTGCACTTGTTCGTTCGTCAAGGTAGTGTTTGGTACAAATCCTGCATTATCAGCCGGAATGGTGTAGGGACGATGATAGCCGGCCGTTTGAATAATGGCCAAAAATGGCTTGCCTGTCTTATGCTGATCGGCCTCCAAAATACGGTTGGCCTCCCGGAACAAGTCCAAATCGGAAATACCCCACACATCGTTGCGGTGTTCATTTTGGAATTTGCCCTCTTCGTACATATGTACATGATCCAAATTATGCTCAATAACTCCGCGTATATTTCCCCAGCTGGAACTGCCGCCAATGAAATAATACTTTTCATACTCACGCAAAGCATTGGCCACCAAATGTTGATCTACAATGAGCGGATTGCGGGAGCTGGTTTTGACAGAACTTACATCGGGGATACCCGTTAAAGTGGCAAATACCGCACGCGCTGTGGCAGAAGTGGGCGTAAAGAAATTGGTAAACAAAATACCCTTATCTGCCAGTGATTTAACAAACGGCGTAGGGTCCAAATCCGGATTCGTAAAGGAGGATTTGTTCCATGCCAAAGATTCCATAAAAATCAGCACCACATTGTAATCTTTGGGCTGGGCAGACGAAGCATATTCCCGTTCATAATTAAGCGTCTCTTTGTTGGGGTGTTGCACCTGCAAGTAGGCCGCCACTTCATCGTAATAGTGACGGGCTTTGTTTGCATCGTAATCTTTGCCCATGGCAAAGCGATAAGTATCAAATAAGTTCAAGACCGGGTTTAAGGTTAAATTGCAGATAAAATTATTAGTGGAATGGTACGCATTACTCCAGCGTAGCGGATATTGGCTGATTTGTCCGAACATCAATCCCCCCGTTATCAAAAGACCTCCGAAAAACCAAGCCAAATTGCCTTTCCAACGGTATTTATCATCCCGGCCAAAGGCATAAGTCAATAATTTTTTGGTAAAGAAATATCCGATTACGGCCCATAACAAAAGGCCTAAAATAATCCATACAACCGGGTAGGTTTCCCACAACATTTGGGCGGAAATAAGGGCGTTTTCGGAATAGGTGAAAATGGAAGAAGTGACCCGCATGGAAATATATGCATAGTGTGCAAAATCCGTGAAATATATCAACATCAAAAGCATTTCAATTAGCGCATAAAACCAACAGACACCTTTTTTAATATACGAGGCTTTATGCCAAAAAGCGTAAACCGTTAAATATAATCCCAGTGGAATTGCTACTGCGCAGGCCAGGCGGGCATCAAATTTGGCACCAATATAAAATGTTTCCCAAAGCTCGTGATAATGTTCGGGCGTCAAAGCTCCGCGGTACACATACATAAACACCAAACGCAGGGCTTCAAATACGAGCCAATTGCCGAAGATAAACAAAGCATAGGACTGTATCCAGCGGGGAACTGCCAATTTTTTCATACACCCTCCTAAATATACTTATATTTTATCAAAATATAAAGAGGGCTAACCAAAAATAAACCCCGCTCGTTTGAGCGGGGTTTTAGATAAAAGTAAAATTACTTTTCTTTTGTTTCGGTCACTTTCATGCTTTCCAACTCTTCAATCAAACTAAGCAAAGTGGGTTGCAGTTTATTCACATATTCCTGCTCAAAAGTAGTTAACCGTTGTTCCATCCGGGCCACAATTTTGCCTAAATCAGCATTGTTTTTATCTTGTGCTAATTTCTGCTCTTCTAGTTTATAGTACAGCTCTTTCACCTTTTCTTTCAAATCCGTCACTTCCAAGGCAGAGGTGTTCTGCAAAGAGCTCAAAATGGACGCCCGAGAGGCAAACGCCGGTTTGGCTACCGTCATTACTGTTAAATCTTCTACCGGATAATCCAGGGACGTATCTTGCACCAAAACAGCCCGATATTTTGCTGTAAAATAAAACAGCAAAATAAAACAAACTACAAATCCGATCAATTGAAAAAGCATTGCATTTATCATAGTTATAAATATATTATCATATTTTCACTACTAATGAAGCAATTCTTTGCCGCCAACACTCTTTCTGGCGATATCCCTAAAAATATCATAGAATATAAGTAATGAACGAAGCCTTATTAAATACCTTATTTACACAATTTTCAGCTGGGCGTACTCCCGACCATACCGATTTCAACGCTTCTAAAATGTTTTCTCTTTTAGAAGACCCCTTTGGGATTTGGTGTTCCTTTCACGCCCCCCGAGAAGAGGCCGTGTCCGAACCCAATCAATATGAAAATCTAAAAGTCCGCACCGACCGCCACAACCGCGACAACTGGATACGGGAACATTTTCCCGGAGTGGAATTTATCACCGCGTCTAATGACACAGAGCGTTTTCGGGCCACTTTGCGTGCTATGATAGAAGGCAAACCCTCTATCGTGAATGCCTCTTTGTGGAATTTACCGAAAAATGTTTACGGGGCTGTGAATATGTTGCAACGCATGGAAGGCGGCAGCAGTGTGTTCGGTCCGTATTATTACCGCATCGTTCAGTTTAAACGCGCCCATGACTTAAAAGAACATTATGCTTTGCAGATTTCTTTGCTTAACAACATTTTGGCAGCGATTCAACAATTTACCCCCCGCTATAGCCGCGTGGAGCTCAAAGGTAAACACACAGACGTCGATTATACCGAACATGAGCAGCGCCTGATCAGAGAACTAGACTATTTCCGCGCCATACGCGACGGAAAAGCAAAACCGGAAGCCCACAAACCACCCAAAGCCGCCCATGCCCCGTGGCGGGTATATGCCAATAAAATTACCGCCCAAACGAAAGATTTACAAATGTTACCGCATTTGAGCGCAGAGATGCGTCAATGTCTAAAAATTTGCGGATTATTCAACACGGACGATGTGGCACGTGCCGGTTTGGCTACGCTACAAACTATTTTGGAAGAACCCTATGCCTCAGATGCTTACTATACCGCTCTTGCTTATTTGAAACAACAACCGGTCCTGCGGGCGGAAGGGCATTTTCCGCCGCCAGTCAAAGCCCATAACTTGTATTTTGACTTTGAAGCAACGGAAACTTTTACCAAGGAAAATACTTCCTTTGTGTACTTAATCGGCATTTGGGATAAAGAAGAAAATAAATATGTTTCCTTTGTTGCCAAAACACCAGAAGAAGA encodes the following:
- a CDS encoding TM0106 family RecB-like putative nuclease, with product MNEALLNTLFTQFSAGRTPDHTDFNASKMFSLLEDPFGIWCSFHAPREEAVSEPNQYENLKVRTDRHNRDNWIREHFPGVEFITASNDTERFRATLRAMIEGKPSIVNASLWNLPKNVYGAVNMLQRMEGGSSVFGPYYYRIVQFKRAHDLKEHYALQISLLNNILAAIQQFTPRYSRVELKGKHTDVDYTEHEQRLIRELDYFRAIRDGKAKPEAHKPPKAAHAPWRVYANKITAQTKDLQMLPHLSAEMRQCLKICGLFNTDDVARAGLATLQTILEEPYASDAYYTALAYLKQQPVLRAEGHFPPPVKAHNLYFDFEATETFTKENTSFVYLIGIWDKEENKYVSFVAKTPEEEIKIFEQFCDYVKDPENTALYHWTEYEVKKMRKLASENKCDADKLNRLIGLCYDLKVAINNAFYLPAPSFSLKAAAPAFGFHWRQDDCGAMDSMVYFTNWLKTGDTNLLNKVLMYNEDDCIAMLYLEEKLKQATIIKPL
- a CDS encoding sulfatase-like hydrolase/transferase; protein product: MKKLAVPRWIQSYALFIFGNWLVFEALRLVFMYVYRGALTPEHYHELWETFYIGAKFDARLACAVAIPLGLYLTVYAFWHKASYIKKGVCWFYALIEMLLMLIYFTDFAHYAYISMRVTSSIFTYSENALISAQMLWETYPVVWIILGLLLWAVIGYFFTKKLLTYAFGRDDKYRWKGNLAWFFGGLLITGGLMFGQISQYPLRWSNAYHSTNNFICNLTLNPVLNLFDTYRFAMGKDYDANKARHYYDEVAAYLQVQHPNKETLNYEREYASSAQPKDYNVVLIFMESLAWNKSSFTNPDLDPTPFVKSLADKGILFTNFFTPTSATARAVFATLTGIPDVSSVKTSSRNPLIVDQHLVANALREYEKYYFIGGSSSWGNIRGVIEHNLDHVHMYEEGKFQNEHRNDVWGISDLDLFREANRILEADQHKTGKPFLAIIQTAGYHRPYTIPADNAGFVPNTTLTNEQVHKRSFVSVDEYNSLRLSDHFLHEFFKLAEKSDYYHNTLFVIFGDHGLAAPESENMPRGYVELNLINHQVPLILAGPVIKKPRVVTETASQVDIVPTVMGLLGRGYMTRSIGRDVLSYKHEPGAFLYAWAQTPHPIGFVQGEYYYQILGVDGQDGLYKFGAPDFNRNLASEEPQRYTHMKNMALGLYETSKYLLYNNHKNNEQDQ